A segment of the Leptolyngbya sp. NIES-3755 genome:
CTGCATCTTCAACCTCAGACATCCCGATTTCACCCACATGAATCGTATCGATGTCTGCATCTCGTAATAACGCTGCCGCCGAGAGTGGCAATCCCTGATCAAGCAACAGTTTCATACCGATTCGGAAGCTCAATGATGCGATCGTCCAAGTAAGAAGAGGCAAAAATTAGAGCTTGCCGGATATCTTCGTCCTCCAGTTCTGGAAACTCTTGATATAATTCTGCTCGATCAGGATAAGTTGCAAGTAGCTCAATCACCCGACGAACCGTAAGGCGAAGGTTACGGATGCAAGGTTGCCCATTCATCCGGTTTGGATTGCTCGTAATACGATCGAGTTTCATCTGAGTAATTCCAACACTTCGTTATCATTTTAACCTTCAATGAGGATAAGCCATACCTGCAATACAGCCTCCACATATCCATTCTCCATCGTCATACAACCCGTCCCCCATGCTGTCTTTGCACCCACATCTAGAACAAGTCAGTAACCTCGGTTGAGGAGCT
Coding sequences within it:
- a CDS encoding hypothetical protein (Protein of unknown function (DUF433);~similar to AA sequence:cyanobase_aa:SYNPCC7002_A0632), with translation MKLDRITSNPNRMNGQPCIRNLRLTVRRVIELLATYPDRAELYQEFPELEDEDIRQALIFASSYLDDRIIELPNRYETVA